The Xanthomonas sontii genome contains a region encoding:
- a CDS encoding efflux RND transporter permease subunit, protein MGFSTIFIRRPIATTLLMAGVLLLGILGYRQLPVSALPEIDAPSLVVTTQYPGANASTMASLVTTPLERQLGQISGLQMMTSDSSAGLSTIVLQFAMDRDIDIAAQDVQAAIRQSTLPSSLPYQPVYNRVNPADAAILTLKLSSDTLPLREVNNYADSILAQRLSQVPGVGLVSIAGNVRPAVRIQVNPAQLSNMGLTLEALRSALTQTNVNAPKGSLNGKTQSYSIGTNDQLSSAAEYRDTVISYRNGAPVRLSDVAKVVDGVENDQLAAWADGKPAVLLEVRRQPGANIVQTVEQIRAILPQLQGVLPAGVHLDVFSDRTETIRASVHEVKFTLILTIGLVVAVIFVFLRRLWATVIPSVAVPLSLAGTFAVMAFAGMSLDNLSLMALVVATGFVVDDAIVMIENIVRYIEQGKSGREAAEIGARQIGFTVLSLTVSLVAVFLPLILMPGVTGRLFHEFAWVLSIAVVISMLVSLTLTPMMCAYLLKPDALPEGEDAHERTAAAGKTTLWSRTVGVYERSLDWVLGHQKLTLLVALATMVLTVLLYVVIPKGLLPEQDTGLITGVVQADQNVAFPQMEQRTQAVAEALRRDPAVTGVAAFIGAGSMNPTLNQGQLSIVLKPRSDRDSLEDLLPRLQKAVAGLPGVALYLKPVQDVTLDTRVAATEYQYSLSDVDSTELATQATRLTEALRKRPELADVDNNLANQGRALELHVDREKASTLGVPMQTIDDTLYDAFGQRQISTIFTQLNQYRVVLEVAPEFRTSTALLNQLAVASNGSGALTASNATSFGQTTSSNSSTATGIGAQNTGITVGSGGTVPLAAVAEAKQSTTPLVVSHQQQLPAVTVSFNLAQGYSLSQAVAAIEETRAQLQLPPQLHAEFIGKAAEFTGSQTDVVWLLLASVVLIYIVLGVLYESYIHPLTIISTLPPAGVGALLALMLCGLSLSVDGIVGIVLLIGIVKKNAIMMIDFAIDARREGANAHDAIRRACLLRFRPIMMTTAAAMLGALPLALGDGIGSELRRPLGISIVGGLLLSQLVTLYTTPVIYLYMERASERVRTWRERRAARHATAAEGRA, encoded by the coding sequence GTGGGCTTTTCGACGATCTTCATCCGCCGCCCGATCGCCACCACCTTGCTGATGGCAGGCGTGCTGCTGCTCGGCATCCTCGGCTACCGGCAGCTGCCGGTGTCGGCGCTGCCGGAAATCGACGCGCCCAGCCTGGTGGTGACCACGCAGTATCCCGGCGCCAACGCCAGCACCATGGCCTCGCTGGTGACCACGCCGCTGGAGCGCCAGCTCGGGCAGATCTCCGGGCTGCAGATGATGACCTCCGACTCGTCGGCCGGTCTGTCCACGATCGTGCTGCAGTTCGCGATGGACCGCGACATCGACATCGCCGCGCAGGACGTGCAGGCGGCGATCCGCCAGTCCACCCTGCCCTCCTCGCTGCCCTACCAGCCGGTCTACAACCGGGTGAACCCGGCCGACGCGGCGATCCTCACCCTCAAGCTCAGCTCCGACACGCTGCCGCTGCGCGAGGTCAACAACTACGCCGACTCGATCCTGGCCCAGCGTCTGTCGCAGGTGCCGGGCGTGGGCCTGGTGTCGATCGCCGGCAACGTGCGCCCGGCGGTGCGCATCCAGGTCAATCCGGCGCAACTGTCGAACATGGGCCTGACCCTGGAGGCGCTGCGCAGCGCGCTGACCCAGACCAACGTCAACGCGCCGAAGGGCTCGCTCAACGGCAAGACCCAGTCCTACAGCATCGGCACCAACGACCAGCTGTCCAGCGCCGCCGAGTACCGCGACACCGTGATCAGCTACCGCAACGGCGCGCCGGTGCGGCTGTCGGACGTGGCCAAGGTGGTGGACGGGGTGGAGAACGACCAGCTCGCCGCCTGGGCCGACGGCAAGCCGGCGGTGCTGCTGGAAGTGCGCCGCCAGCCCGGCGCCAACATCGTGCAGACGGTGGAGCAGATCCGCGCGATCCTGCCGCAGCTGCAGGGCGTGCTGCCGGCCGGCGTGCACCTGGACGTGTTCTCCGACCGCACCGAGACCATTCGCGCCTCGGTGCACGAGGTCAAGTTCACCCTGATCCTGACCATCGGCCTGGTGGTGGCGGTGATCTTCGTGTTCCTGCGCCGGCTGTGGGCCACGGTGATCCCGTCGGTGGCGGTGCCGCTGTCGCTGGCCGGCACCTTCGCGGTGATGGCCTTCGCCGGCATGTCGCTGGACAACCTGTCGCTGATGGCGCTGGTGGTGGCCACCGGCTTCGTGGTCGACGATGCGATCGTGATGATCGAGAACATCGTGCGCTACATCGAACAGGGCAAGAGCGGCCGCGAGGCCGCGGAGATCGGCGCGCGCCAGATCGGCTTCACCGTGCTGTCGCTGACCGTGTCGCTGGTGGCGGTGTTCCTGCCGCTGATCCTGATGCCCGGCGTCACCGGCCGCCTGTTCCACGAGTTCGCCTGGGTGCTGAGCATCGCGGTGGTGATCTCGATGCTGGTGTCGCTGACGCTGACGCCGATGATGTGCGCCTACCTGCTCAAGCCCGACGCACTGCCCGAGGGCGAGGACGCGCACGAGCGCACCGCGGCGGCCGGCAAGACCACGCTGTGGTCGCGCACCGTCGGCGTGTACGAGCGCAGCCTGGACTGGGTGCTGGGCCACCAGAAACTGACCCTGCTGGTGGCGCTGGCGACGATGGTGCTGACCGTGCTGCTGTACGTGGTGATCCCCAAGGGTCTGCTGCCCGAGCAGGACACCGGGCTGATCACCGGCGTGGTCCAGGCCGACCAGAACGTGGCGTTCCCGCAGATGGAGCAGCGCACCCAGGCGGTGGCCGAGGCGCTGCGGCGCGACCCGGCGGTGACCGGCGTGGCCGCCTTCATCGGCGCCGGCTCGATGAACCCGACGCTCAACCAGGGCCAGCTCAGCATCGTGCTGAAGCCGCGCAGCGATCGCGACAGCCTGGAAGACCTGCTGCCGCGGCTGCAGAAGGCGGTGGCCGGGCTGCCCGGCGTCGCCCTGTACCTGAAGCCGGTGCAGGACGTGACCCTGGATACCCGCGTGGCCGCCACCGAGTACCAGTACTCGCTCTCGGACGTGGACAGCACCGAGCTGGCCACCCAGGCCACGCGCCTGACCGAGGCGCTGCGCAAGCGCCCGGAACTGGCCGACGTGGACAACAACCTGGCCAACCAGGGCCGTGCGCTGGAACTGCACGTGGACCGCGAGAAGGCCAGCACCCTCGGCGTGCCGATGCAGACCATCGACGACACGCTGTACGACGCCTTCGGCCAGCGCCAGATCTCCACCATCTTCACCCAGCTCAATCAGTACCGCGTGGTGCTGGAAGTGGCGCCGGAGTTCCGTACCAGCACCGCACTGCTCAACCAGTTGGCGGTGGCCAGCAACGGCAGCGGCGCGCTGACCGCCAGCAACGCCACCAGTTTCGGCCAGACCACCTCCAGCAACTCCTCCACCGCCACCGGCATCGGCGCGCAGAACACCGGCATCACCGTCGGCAGCGGCGGCACCGTGCCGCTGGCGGCGGTGGCCGAGGCCAAGCAGTCGACCACGCCGCTGGTGGTCAGCCACCAGCAGCAGCTGCCGGCGGTCACCGTGTCGTTCAACCTGGCGCAGGGCTATTCGCTGTCGCAGGCGGTGGCGGCGATCGAGGAAACCCGCGCGCAGCTGCAGCTGCCGCCGCAGCTGCATGCCGAGTTCATCGGCAAGGCCGCCGAGTTCACCGGCAGCCAGACCGACGTGGTGTGGCTGCTGCTGGCCTCGGTGGTGCTGATCTACATCGTGCTGGGCGTGCTCTACGAGAGCTACATCCACCCGCTGACGATCATCTCCACGCTGCCGCCGGCCGGCGTCGGCGCGCTGCTGGCGCTGATGCTGTGCGGGCTGAGCCTGTCGGTGGACGGCATCGTCGGCATCGTGCTGCTGATCGGCATCGTCAAGAAGAACGCGATCATGATGATCGACTTCGCGATCGACGCGCGCCGCGAGGGCGCCAACGCCCACGACGCGATCCGCCGCGCCTGCCTGCTGCGGTTCCGCCCGATCATGATGACCACCGCCGCGGCGATGCTGGGCGCACTGCCGCTGGCGCTGGGCGACGGCATCGGCTCGGAACTGCGCCGCCCGCTGGGCATCTCCATCGTCGGCGGCCTGCTGCTGTCGCAGCTGGTCACCCTGTACACCACGCCGGTGATCTACCTGTACATGGAACGCGCTTCCGAGCGCGTGCGCACCTGGCGTGAGCGGCGTGCGGCGCGGCACGCGACGGCGGCGGAGGGAAGGGCGTGA